CGTGGTGCCGCCGTTCCTCACTTTGCACCTGGGCCTGGCACTGGCGGAATCCGTCGCTCCAGCCTTCAGCGTAGGTCGCATCCTTCAGGTAGCGGGGGACGTCCTTGCGGAACTCGCCGGTGATCACGCCCGCCGCCTGTCGGCCGCTGCTGCAACCGGCCTCGAAGCCGTCGACGAAGGCCATCGGGTAGCCCTGGGCGAGCAGGGTGTCACGGGTACTCGCGCAGCCCGCCATCAGCAAGGTGCCCAACAGGAAGGGCCAGGCTTGACGATAAAGGTTCACGTAGGCCTCTCTCGGTGACGGTGTAGGAATACCTGGGGAAATCAACTCGAACATTCTCTGCTTGCGACTGTCGAGATTTCGTCAAGACGGTGTGATGGCCCTGTCGACGGGGCGGGATGCTCTTGCTGGCCGTCGTAAGGGTCGTTGGCCCATGTCGCATCCATGACAATCGCCCCTCAGTCGGGGTGTTAGCCTCCTCCGTCCCCGAAGCAGCAGAAAGAGGAGCGACCATGACCGATACACGGGTCGAGACGGACCACGACCGCCTGAACCGGGCGGTGTTCTTCGGTTCCGCTACCTGCATCCTGGCACTGGCCTTCTGGGCGTTGCTGGACAGCGACAGCGCGGCGACCGCCCTGGGGGTGGTGCTGGGCTGGATTTCCGAAGGCTTCGGTTGGTACTACTTCCTGGCCGCCACGCTTTACGTGGTGTTCGTGCTGGTGATCGCGCTGTCGCGCTTCGGTGACATCCGCATGGGGCCGGATCACGCCCGGCCTGAGTTCAACCTGTTCACCTGGGGCGCGATGCTGTTCGCCGCCGGCATCGGCATCGACCTGATGTTCTTCTCGGTGGCGGAGCCGGTGACGCACCTGCTGCAGCCGCCGGAGGGGGCGCCGGGCACCTTGGACGCGGCGCGCCAAGGGGTGGCCTGGACCCTGTTCCACTACGGCATCACCGGCTGGTCGATGTACGCCCTGATGGGCATGGCCCTGGGCTATTTCAGTTTCCGCCATGGCATGCCGCTGTCGATCCGCTCGGCGCTCTATCCCATCTTCGGACGCCGCGTGCATGGGGCCCTGGGACATGGCGTGGAGATCGCCGCGGTCCTCGGGACGGTGTTCGGCATCGCCACCTCCCTGGGGATCGGCGTGGTCCAGCTCAACTACGGGCTGAAGTTCATGTTCGACGTGCCCGAAGGCATCCTGCCCCAGGCGCTGCTGATCCTGCTGTCGGTGGTGATGGCGACCATTTCCACGGTATCCGGCGTGGACAAGGGCATCCGCCGGCTCTCCGAGCTGAACGTGCTGCTGGCCATCGCGCTGATCCTCTTCGTGCTGTTCAGCGGCAACACGGTGTTCCTGCTCAACGGCGTGGTGCTGAACATCGGCGACTACCTGAGCGGTTTCGCCAGCATGACCCTGAATACCTTCGCCTTCGACCGTCCGGTGGACTGGCTGAACGGCTGGACCCTGTTCTTCTGGGCCTGGTGGGTGGCCTGGGCGCCCTTCGTCGGCCTCTTCCTGGCGCGGATCTCCCGGGGGCGGACCCTGCGGGAGTTCGTCCTGGGAACCCTGGTGATTCCGTTCACCTTCACCCTGATCTGGATCTCCATCTTCGGCAACAGCGCGCTGGACGTGGTGCTCTCGGGTAGCGCCGAGTTCGGCGAAATGGCCGTGAACACCCCCGAGCGGGCCTTCTACGGATTGCTGGCGCAGTACCCCTGGATCGGTCTCAGCGCGCTGTTGGCGACCCTGACCGGGCTCCTGTTCTATGTCACCTCGGCGGATTCCGGCGCCCTGGTGCTGGGCAACTTCACCTCCGTGCTGAAGGACCCTTCCAGCGACGCGCCGTCCTGGCTGCGGATCTTCTGGTCGGTGGTGATCGGCGTGTTGACCCTGGCGATGCTGATGGTGGGCGGCGTGCCGACGTTGCAGAACGCCACCGTGATCATGGGCCTGCCGTTCTCCTTCGTGATGTTCTTCATCATGGCCGGGCTCTATCGCGCCTTGCGCCTGGAAGTGGTGCGTCGCGACAGCCACCAGCACGGCCTGGCCGGATACCTGTCGGCGCGGGTGCAGCCCAGTGCCGGCGATGTGCCCGACTGGCAGCAGCGGGTGGAGCGGGTGACCACCCACCCGGATCGCGAGGCGGCGCTCGCCATGTTGGAGGCGGTTTGCCGGCCGGCACTCGGCGAGGTCTGTTCGGCGCTGCGTCGGCAGGGCATCTCGGCCCGGATCAGCGACCGCAACCCCACGGCGGACGGGCTGCCCCGCCTGGCCTTGAAGGTACCTTGTGGCGAGGCCGCGCCATTCCGTTACGAGGTCCGGGTGGTGGAAGCCGCGACGCCGGCCTATGCCGCGCCGGGCACGCCGGAACGCTGCTTCCGGCTGGAGGTGCATCTGCCCGAGGGTGGCCAGGGCTACAACCTCTGGGGCTTCAGCCAGGAGCAGGTGATCGCCGACGTGCTCGACCAGTACGAGCGGCACCTGCACGTCCTCCAGCAGGTCTCCGCGTCCCTGCCGCTGGCGGGGCGTTGATGGCGTGGGCGACCGGGTCTTGCGAGGGCCCGGTCAGCCCTTGACGCAGACCACCTGGCGCAGGGTGTGCACCACTTCCACCAGGTCGCGCTGGGCGGCCATCACGGCGTCGATGTCCTTGTAGGCCATGGGGATCTCGTCGATCACATCCTTGTCCTTGCGGCACTCCACGTGGGCGGTGGCGCGGACCTGGTCCTCGACGCTGAACAGCTTCTTCGCCCGGCTGCGACTCATGGTGCGGCCGGCGCCGTGGCTGCAGGAGCAGAAGGACTCCTCGTTGCCGAGGCCGCGGACGATGAAGCTCCTGGCGCCCATGGAGCCCGGGATGATGCCCAGCTCGCCCTTGCGCGCGGAAACCGCGCCCTTGCGGGTGACCAGCACTTCGCGGCCGAAGTGGCGTTCCTTCTGAACGTAGTTGTGGTGACAGTTGACCGCTTCCAGGCTGGCCTCGAAGGGTTTGCGGATCACCTTGCGCGCCGCCTCGATCACCGCCTGCATCATCAGGGCGCGGTTCTGCCGGGCGAAGTCCTGGGCCCAGCCCACGGCCTCGACGTAGTCGTCGTAATGGCGGCTGCCTTCCTCGAGGTAGGCGAGATCGCGGTCCGGCAGGTTGGCGATGTGCTGGCGCATGTCCGCCTGGGCCAGCTCGATGAACAGGGTGCCGATGGCGTTGCCCACGCCCCGGGAGCCGCTGTGGAGCATGAACCAGACCCGGTCGGCCTCGTCGAGGCAGACCTCGATGAAGTGGTTGCCGGTCCCCAGGGTGCCCAGGTGGCTGCGGTTGTTGGTCTTCTCCAGGCGCGGGTACTTGCGGGTGATGGCCTTGAAGCGCCCGGCGAGGGGGCGCCAGGCCTGGTCGGCCGCGTCCGGCACCGCGTCCCAGGCGCCCTGGTCGCGTCGACCGAAGGTCTTGCCGTGGGGCACCGCGCGCTCGATGGCGCTGCGCAGGCCGTGGAGGTTGTCCGGCAGGTCGCGGGCATGCAGGGAGGTGAGGGCGGCCATCATGCCGCAGCCGATGTCCACGCCCACCGCGGCGGGAATGATGGCGCCCAGGGTGGGGATCACGCTGCCGATGGTGGAGCCCTTGCCCAGGTGGACGTCGGGCATCACGGCGAGGTGCTTGAAGATGAAGGGCATCTTCGCGGTGTTGATCAATTGCTGGCGCGCTTCGTCCTCTACCGGGACGCCCTGGGTCCAGAGTTTGATGGGCTTGCCGCTGGCCACTTCCAGCAGTTGTGGACCGTTCACGTTCATCTGCATCGCCTGACGAGGGTGTGGATAACCATTCTGGCTCCGTTGTAGCGGGGCCGGGCGCGCAGCTTACAGGTGGCGGGCTTGAAGGGTATCGCCGCCAGGTACGAAACCCATCAATAGTGGTACCACTTCAATTCCAGCATCACCTCGTTCACCGGCGCGGCGAGCTGGCTGAATTCGCGCTGGGCGGTCAGGCGCAGGCCGAGGTTGCGGGAAATCTCCCACTGCTGGTTGAGGGACAGTCGGCGCCGGACTTCACCATTGTGGAAATAGTCTCCAGCGGCTTCCAGGCTGAGGGTGCCGACGGGGTTGTGCCAGAGCAGGCCGGTGTTGAAGCCGGCGGCCGTGGCGACGAAGGGGGCGAAGTCCTCGTTGTGTTCGATGCGGGCGGTGGCCAGGGCGAAGCCGAGGGCATCCCCGCCCAGCTGCCAGGCCCCGCCGACGCCGCCGTTGAGGTGGCTCACCAGGCGCTCGTCGCCGTCTTCGCCCAGCACCCGCTCCAGGCCGCCGGCCACCTGCCAGGACCAGGGCTTGAGCAGGTCGCCGCGCGGGGTGAGGGAGCGGATGGTGGCCAGGTCCAGGCGTTGCAGCTGCCAGTGGTTGTCTTCGTATTGGCGCAGCTTGAGCTGGAGGATCTCGATCTGCGCGCCGAGGGGGAAGCCGGAGAGGTTGTCGTTGAGGTCGTGGTAGGCCATGCGCAGGCCGTACTCGGCGTAGGCCCTGTCCTCGCGGGTGCCGGCGCCCAGTTGCCAGGTGCGGGATTCGTGGCCCTCCTCCGGCAGGTCGGGGCGATCCAGCTGCAGTGTCGGCGGCGGATTGCGGTTGATGGACTGGAGCAGGCGATAGCTGCGTCCCGCGCTGGCGGCGGTGCGCTCCTCGCCGACCGAGCGGTAGCGCAGCAGGCGGAAGGCGGCGTCCTGGATCAGCGCGCGGCGCGGGGCGGGCAGGGCGAGGAACTCGGGGGCGTCGAGAAGGCGGTCGTCCTCGGCCAGGCGCAGCACCCACTGCTGTTCGGCGCTATCCAGCGGCTCGGCACGGGCCAGCAGCTCCTTTTCCCGGGAGGCGCGGTAGTCGATGGACTCCACCAGACCGGCGTCCTTCACCGCCCGCACCGTGTCGGTGGGGATGGCGGTAATGGGGAACTGCTCGGTGAGTTCGATGCCGGGACGGGCGATCTCCAGCAGTTCCAGCAGGCGGTAGGAGCAGTTCTCGTCGAAGAAGTAGTAGTCGAAGCGGATCTGCTTCAGCTCCCACACGTGCTCCACCATGCGCCCGGTTTCCTCGGGGCTGAGGTTGAGGCGGTATTCCCAGAGGTCGCGGTTCTCCAGGCGGCTGTATTCCTTCAGCTTGTCGCGGTAGGGCACCAGGGCGAAGAGTCCCGGGTAGCCGCCCATCAGGCCCTTCCAGGCGTAGAGGATGCTGTTGTCCGAACCCTCGATGAAGGCGCCGAAGTTCAGCGCGTAGCTGAGCATGGCGGTGTTGTTCTCGTGGATGTCCGGCTGGTCGATGCGCAGCAGCGTGTGGCCGAACATCGACGAGGGGCTGTTCAGGTAGGCGGCGGGAAACACCAGCACCGTGCTGTGGGGGTTGATGTCGGCGTACCAGGCCCTGTACTCGCTGCAGGGAGGCTGGGGCAGGTCGGTCAGTTGCAGCTGCTCCCGCAGCCAGCGGGTGCGGGCGGGGTAGGTGC
This genomic window from Pseudomonas furukawaii contains:
- a CDS encoding RtcB family protein, with product MNVNGPQLLEVASGKPIKLWTQGVPVEDEARQQLINTAKMPFIFKHLAVMPDVHLGKGSTIGSVIPTLGAIIPAAVGVDIGCGMMAALTSLHARDLPDNLHGLRSAIERAVPHGKTFGRRDQGAWDAVPDAADQAWRPLAGRFKAITRKYPRLEKTNNRSHLGTLGTGNHFIEVCLDEADRVWFMLHSGSRGVGNAIGTLFIELAQADMRQHIANLPDRDLAYLEEGSRHYDDYVEAVGWAQDFARQNRALMMQAVIEAARKVIRKPFEASLEAVNCHHNYVQKERHFGREVLVTRKGAVSARKGELGIIPGSMGARSFIVRGLGNEESFCSCSHGAGRTMSRSRAKKLFSVEDQVRATAHVECRKDKDVIDEIPMAYKDIDAVMAAQRDLVEVVHTLRQVVCVKG
- the betT gene encoding choline BCCT transporter BetT: MTDTRVETDHDRLNRAVFFGSATCILALAFWALLDSDSAATALGVVLGWISEGFGWYYFLAATLYVVFVLVIALSRFGDIRMGPDHARPEFNLFTWGAMLFAAGIGIDLMFFSVAEPVTHLLQPPEGAPGTLDAARQGVAWTLFHYGITGWSMYALMGMALGYFSFRHGMPLSIRSALYPIFGRRVHGALGHGVEIAAVLGTVFGIATSLGIGVVQLNYGLKFMFDVPEGILPQALLILLSVVMATISTVSGVDKGIRRLSELNVLLAIALILFVLFSGNTVFLLNGVVLNIGDYLSGFASMTLNTFAFDRPVDWLNGWTLFFWAWWVAWAPFVGLFLARISRGRTLREFVLGTLVIPFTFTLIWISIFGNSALDVVLSGSAEFGEMAVNTPERAFYGLLAQYPWIGLSALLATLTGLLFYVTSADSGALVLGNFTSVLKDPSSDAPSWLRIFWSVVIGVLTLAMLMVGGVPTLQNATVIMGLPFSFVMFFIMAGLYRALRLEVVRRDSHQHGLAGYLSARVQPSAGDVPDWQQRVERVTTHPDREAALAMLEAVCRPALGEVCSALRRQGISARISDRNPTADGLPRLALKVPCGEAAPFRYEVRVVEAATPAYAAPGTPERCFRLEVHLPEGGQGYNLWGFSQEQVIADVLDQYERHLHVLQQVSASLPLAGR
- a CDS encoding Lnb N-terminal periplasmic domain-containing protein, with the protein product MKRIFPYLALCTWITAHAAPQMPAERLDTLAADPYWIALGHWETGKLGGWRSYVDDEDFFLAKEGPGNPGAELRATLEALYQPASLGDQHPQCTYPARTRWLREQLQLTDLPQPPCSEYRAWYADINPHSTVLVFPAAYLNSPSSMFGHTLLRIDQPDIHENNTAMLSYALNFGAFIEGSDNSILYAWKGLMGGYPGLFALVPYRDKLKEYSRLENRDLWEYRLNLSPEETGRMVEHVWELKQIRFDYYFFDENCSYRLLELLEIARPGIELTEQFPITAIPTDTVRAVKDAGLVESIDYRASREKELLARAEPLDSAEQQWVLRLAEDDRLLDAPEFLALPAPRRALIQDAAFRLLRYRSVGEERTAASAGRSYRLLQSINRNPPPTLQLDRPDLPEEGHESRTWQLGAGTREDRAYAEYGLRMAYHDLNDNLSGFPLGAQIEILQLKLRQYEDNHWQLQRLDLATIRSLTPRGDLLKPWSWQVAGGLERVLGEDGDERLVSHLNGGVGGAWQLGGDALGFALATARIEHNEDFAPFVATAAGFNTGLLWHNPVGTLSLEAAGDYFHNGEVRRRLSLNQQWEISRNLGLRLTAQREFSQLAAPVNEVMLELKWYHY